One stretch of Cohnella algarum DNA includes these proteins:
- a CDS encoding chemotaxis protein CheW: protein MEMNQYLSIFIDEANDHLQSLNENMLRLEQEPEDISIVQVIFRSAHTLKGMSATMGFEDLASLTHEMENVLDLVRNNQLKMNEVIFDALFKCLDSLEGMVQDVVGGGDGKADVSDLVEQLKAIVRGDVGGSSGKSSASSPPNDAPLVATEMLLDQYQLSILEQSVDNGLRVFHIEVIVREDCVLKAVRAYMVFEVLERNGEVIKSHPSVQDIEQDKFERSFSVYYISHIDKDQLKKSISGVSEIEEVKIMAVDRSSLAELDQSKQRENEATVQAIQSAREIAAAAAAAPQAAAQPASQAASAETAKKAPAAPAKAAGAAAAGGRTIRVDIERLDKLMNLFSELLIDRVRLEQLASEVRRNDLTETVEHMARVSSDLQNIVLKLRMVPVESVFNRFPRMVRDLAKSLDKKVDLVITGAETELDRTVIDEIGDPLVHLIRNSVDHGVESIADRAAAGKPETGTVQLRAFHSGNHVFIEIEDDGKGINRDKVLDTAVKRGVVTPEAGKKLTDEEVYMLLFAPGFSTADKISDISGRGVGLDVVKSKIESLGGQVTVTSAFGHGSTFSIQLPLTLSIISAMLVKLGSEKYAFPLSSIVETAAIRREQIRELHGNRVIEFRKSIIPVVSLAELLECPDYRDDEEAETEMLVVRKGDKLAAVLVEDFISQSEIVLKTLGKYLTNIPFVSGATILGDGQVALIVDPNSLIK, encoded by the coding sequence GTGGAAATGAATCAGTACTTGTCCATTTTTATCGACGAAGCGAACGACCATTTGCAGTCTCTTAACGAAAATATGCTTCGGCTCGAGCAGGAGCCGGAAGACATCAGCATCGTTCAAGTGATTTTCCGTTCCGCGCATACGCTCAAGGGAATGTCCGCGACGATGGGGTTCGAGGACTTGGCGTCGCTGACTCATGAAATGGAAAACGTGCTCGACCTGGTTCGCAACAATCAATTGAAAATGAACGAAGTCATTTTCGACGCGTTGTTCAAGTGCCTCGACTCGCTCGAAGGCATGGTTCAGGACGTCGTCGGCGGGGGAGACGGCAAAGCGGACGTCTCCGATTTGGTGGAACAGCTGAAGGCGATCGTAAGAGGAGACGTGGGCGGGTCCTCCGGCAAATCGTCCGCTTCTTCGCCGCCGAACGACGCGCCGCTGGTCGCGACGGAAATGCTTCTCGACCAGTATCAGCTTTCGATATTGGAGCAGTCGGTCGACAACGGGCTGAGGGTGTTCCACATCGAGGTGATCGTCCGGGAAGATTGCGTGCTCAAGGCGGTTCGGGCCTACATGGTGTTCGAAGTGCTGGAGCGCAACGGCGAGGTGATCAAATCCCATCCTTCCGTCCAGGACATCGAACAGGACAAATTCGAACGCAGCTTCTCGGTGTACTATATTTCCCATATCGACAAGGACCAGCTGAAGAAAAGCATTTCGGGCGTATCCGAAATCGAAGAAGTCAAAATCATGGCGGTGGATCGCTCCTCGCTCGCCGAGCTCGATCAATCCAAGCAGCGGGAAAACGAAGCGACGGTTCAAGCGATTCAATCCGCCCGCGAAATCGCCGCGGCAGCGGCAGCGGCCCCGCAAGCCGCCGCCCAACCCGCGTCCCAGGCGGCTTCCGCCGAAACGGCCAAAAAAGCGCCGGCGGCTCCGGCCAAAGCTGCCGGCGCCGCAGCGGCCGGCGGCCGAACGATTCGCGTGGACATCGAGCGGCTGGACAAGCTGATGAATCTTTTCAGCGAACTGCTGATCGACCGCGTCCGGCTGGAACAGCTCGCTTCGGAAGTGCGCCGCAACGATTTGACGGAAACGGTCGAACATATGGCGCGCGTCAGCAGCGACCTGCAAAATATCGTGCTGAAGCTGCGCATGGTTCCGGTCGAAAGCGTCTTTAACCGGTTTCCCCGGATGGTGCGGGACCTGGCGAAATCGCTGGACAAAAAAGTCGATCTGGTCATTACGGGCGCGGAAACGGAACTGGATCGGACGGTGATCGACGAGATCGGCGACCCGCTCGTGCACCTGATCCGCAATTCGGTCGATCACGGGGTCGAATCGATCGCGGACCGGGCGGCCGCCGGCAAGCCTGAAACCGGCACCGTCCAGCTTCGCGCTTTTCACAGCGGCAACCACGTATTTATCGAAATCGAGGATGACGGCAAAGGCATCAACCGGGATAAGGTGCTGGACACCGCCGTCAAGCGCGGCGTCGTCACGCCGGAAGCGGGCAAGAAGCTGACGGACGAAGAGGTATACATGCTGCTGTTCGCGCCGGGCTTCAGCACCGCCGACAAAATTTCCGACATTTCCGGCCGGGGCGTCGGGTTGGACGTCGTCAAATCGAAAATCGAATCGCTCGGCGGCCAGGTTACCGTAACGTCGGCATTCGGCCACGGCTCCACCTTTTCCATCCAACTGCCGCTCACGCTGTCGATCATTTCGGCGATGCTCGTCAAGCTCGGCTCGGAAAAATACGCGTTTCCGCTGTCTTCGATCGTGGAGACGGCGGCGATCCGCCGCGAGCAAATCCGGGAGCTGCACGGCAATCGCGTCATCGAGTTCCGCAAATCGATCATTCCGGTCGTATCGCTTGCCGAATTGCTGGAATGTCCCGATTACCGGGACGACGAAGAAGCGGAAACGGAAATGCTCGTCGTCCGGAAAGGGGATAAGCTGGCCGCCGTCCTGGTGGAAGATTTCATTTCCCAAAGCGAAATCGTGCTGAAAACGCTCGGCAAATATTTGACCAACATTCCGTTCGTTTCCGGCGCGACGATTTTGGGCGACGGCCAGGTCGCGCTCATCGTCGATCCGAACTCGCTCATCAAATAA
- a CDS encoding chemotaxis protein CheW — protein MAEELKVIVFTLAHEEYGIEVDKVRTIERMVPITRVPKTPAFIKGVINLRGVVIPVIDLRGRFGLPESETTENSRIIIVAVNDLEVGFIVDSANDVIDIMSDTIDVPPEVVGGIKAKYLSGVAKIGEDRLLILLNLSEVLSRSEIIQLEQAGE, from the coding sequence ATGGCAGAGGAATTGAAGGTCATCGTTTTCACGCTTGCGCATGAGGAATACGGCATCGAGGTAGACAAGGTTCGCACGATCGAGCGCATGGTTCCGATAACCCGCGTTCCGAAAACGCCTGCCTTCATCAAAGGCGTCATCAATTTGCGCGGTGTCGTCATCCCGGTCATCGATTTGCGGGGCCGGTTCGGGCTCCCCGAGTCGGAAACGACGGAAAATTCCCGGATTATCATCGTCGCCGTGAACGATCTCGAAGTCGGCTTCATCGTCGACTCGGCCAACGACGTCATCGACATTATGAGCGATACGATCGACGTGCCGCCGGAAGTCGTCGGCGGAATCAAGGCGAAATATTTGAGCGGCGTCGCCAAAATCGGCGAGGATCGCCTGCTGATTTTGCTTAACTTGTCGGAGGTGCTGAGCCGCTCCGAAATTATTCAGCTGGAACAAGCCGGGGAATAA